The Mesorhizobium koreense genome includes a window with the following:
- a CDS encoding lytic murein transglycosylase: MRFYPLLLALALLPATAHAQQQCGGDFDAWKAAVEKQAASEGVGERGLAALDKAEVNMNVIASDRAQGVFTQTFIEFSSRMESAYRLKHGEINLKKYADVFQRAEQEFGVPGPVVTAFWALETDFGAVQGDFSTLDALATLAHDCRRPDLFRPQLIALLKLIDNGTVPADVRGAWAGEIGQTQMLPKDYLAQGVDGDGDSRVDLRTSAPDVIMTTAHFLQSLGWKAGEPWMEEVRVPEQMPWEKTGRETRLPISQWAAWGVTDRGGGALDQTKSPASLVLPMGRKGPAFLVFDNYDVYLKWNQSFIYTLTAAHLATRFAGAPAYDKRDPEPGLSPEDMRQLQTKLDAKGHDVGKIDGILGSGTRAAVRAMQQELGLPVDGWPTARLLAAL; the protein is encoded by the coding sequence GTGAGATTTTATCCGCTTCTGCTGGCGCTCGCGCTGCTGCCGGCGACGGCCCACGCCCAACAACAATGCGGCGGCGATTTCGATGCCTGGAAAGCGGCGGTGGAGAAGCAGGCGGCCTCCGAAGGAGTTGGCGAGCGTGGGCTCGCCGCCCTCGACAAGGCCGAGGTCAATATGAACGTCATCGCCAGCGACCGCGCGCAGGGCGTCTTCACGCAGACCTTCATCGAATTCTCCAGCCGCATGGAATCGGCTTACCGGCTGAAGCACGGCGAGATCAATTTGAAGAAATATGCCGACGTGTTCCAGCGCGCGGAACAAGAGTTCGGTGTTCCCGGCCCGGTCGTCACCGCCTTCTGGGCGCTGGAGACCGATTTCGGCGCCGTGCAGGGCGATTTCTCCACGCTCGACGCGCTGGCGACGCTGGCGCATGATTGCCGCCGTCCCGATCTCTTCCGCCCGCAACTGATCGCGCTCCTGAAGCTCATCGACAACGGCACCGTGCCCGCCGATGTACGCGGCGCATGGGCCGGCGAGATCGGCCAGACACAGATGCTGCCGAAGGACTATCTCGCGCAGGGCGTGGACGGCGACGGCGACAGCCGCGTCGATTTGCGCACCAGTGCTCCCGACGTGATCATGACTACCGCACATTTCCTGCAATCGCTCGGCTGGAAGGCCGGCGAACCCTGGATGGAGGAAGTGCGCGTTCCCGAGCAGATGCCCTGGGAAAAGACCGGCCGCGAAACGCGCCTTCCGATCAGCCAGTGGGCGGCCTGGGGTGTGACGGATCGTGGCGGCGGCGCGCTCGACCAGACCAAAAGCCCGGCAAGCCTCGTGCTGCCGATGGGGCGCAAGGGTCCGGCCTTCCTCGTCTTCGACAATTACGACGTCTATCTGAAGTGGAACCAGTCCTTCATCTACACGCTGACGGCAGCGCATCTGGCGACCCGCTTCGCCGGCGCGCCCGCTTACGACAAGCGCGACCCTGAACCGGGCCTGTCACCGGAGGATATGCGCCAGTTGCAGACGAAGCTCGATGCCAAAGGACACGATGTCGGCAAGATCGACGGCATCCTGGGGTCGGGCACGCGCGCAGCCGTGCGCGCGATGCAGCAGGAACTCGGCCTTCCGGTCGACGGTTGGCCGACCGCCAGGCTGCTCGCGGCACTCTGA
- a CDS encoding alanine racemase: MQRFDTARDAALTLRPDRSVYCFRPEVLKADARRFTGLFPGKTAYAVKTNGEAMVLKAVSEAGISAFDVASPAEFAAVRAVAPNAEMFYMHPVKAQSDIRLALEAFGIRVIALDHEDEIVKLTRVVKALDIDPGVVTVFVRLHTKGHAAYELSKKFGAGPAHAVELLQRLHRSGYRVGICFHVGSQIEDPDTYERALASADWVRNRAGVPLAALDVGGGFPAEYGHDPNRKAPRMPSLEGIMSRLRSDLTEYQFDDLPLVAEPGRVIVARAFSLIVRVLLRKGRRLYINDGIWSSLSDSWTGRITLPARFIPDPAIRTRNGDVGKIAAFRVCGGTCDSVDILSRPFWLPETVDTGDWIEIGHIGAYSMALRTHFNGFYPDTFVEVATPFEEGGAPDSFASLETMAD, translated from the coding sequence ATGCAGCGATTCGATACCGCCCGCGACGCCGCGCTGACCCTTCGCCCGGATCGGTCGGTCTATTGCTTCCGGCCGGAGGTGCTGAAGGCCGACGCGCGGCGCTTTACCGGCCTGTTTCCCGGCAAGACGGCCTATGCGGTCAAGACCAATGGCGAGGCGATGGTGCTCAAGGCCGTTTCCGAAGCCGGCATATCCGCCTTCGACGTGGCGTCACCGGCGGAATTCGCGGCCGTGCGCGCCGTCGCGCCCAACGCGGAGATGTTCTACATGCATCCGGTCAAGGCGCAGTCGGACATAAGGCTGGCGCTGGAGGCGTTCGGCATCCGCGTGATCGCGCTCGACCATGAGGACGAGATCGTCAAGCTGACGCGTGTGGTTAAGGCGCTCGACATCGACCCCGGCGTGGTCACCGTATTCGTGCGGCTGCACACCAAGGGCCACGCGGCATATGAGCTCTCCAAGAAATTCGGCGCCGGCCCGGCGCATGCGGTCGAATTGCTCCAGCGCCTCCATCGCAGCGGCTACCGCGTCGGCATCTGCTTCCATGTCGGCAGCCAGATCGAGGATCCCGATACCTACGAGCGGGCGCTCGCCTCGGCCGACTGGGTGCGCAATCGCGCCGGCGTTCCGCTCGCCGCGCTCGATGTAGGCGGCGGGTTTCCCGCCGAATACGGGCACGACCCGAACCGCAAGGCGCCCCGGATGCCGTCGCTCGAAGGGATCATGTCGCGGCTGAGGAGTGACCTCACCGAATACCAGTTCGACGATTTGCCGCTGGTCGCAGAGCCCGGGCGCGTCATTGTCGCGCGCGCGTTTTCGCTGATCGTGAGGGTGCTGCTTCGCAAGGGCAGGCGGCTCTACATCAATGACGGCATCTGGTCCTCGCTTTCCGATAGCTGGACCGGCCGGATCACGCTGCCGGCACGCTTCATTCCGGATCCGGCAATCCGCACACGCAACGGAGACGTCGGCAAGATCGCGGCGTTCCGGGTCTGCGGCGGCACCTGCGATTCGGTCGATATCCTGTCCCGACCGTTCTGGCTTCCAGAGACGGTCGATACCGGCGACTGGATCGAGATCGGCCATATCGGCGCCTATTCGATGGCGCTGCGCACCCATTTCAACGGCTTCTATCCGGATACGTTCGTGGAGGTGGCGACACCCTTCGAGGAAGGCGGAGCGCCCGACAGCTTCGCCAGCCTGGAAACCATGGCCGACTGA
- a CDS encoding DMT family transporter, giving the protein MKVPQPASKPMSTADWAQLILLGALWGGSFFFARVAVAEIEPLTLVFYRVLIAAAALHVWLVARGASFRPALPRAGSFLMLALLNNVIPFSLLFSGQTAIGAGLAAVLNATTPFWTIVAANFLTSDEKITPNRLAGILLGVVGTAVMVGPGALTGLGAPVWAQLCALGASVSYALASIFARRFRALPSDVVATGQLTASAVIMALVVSLGASSIGAASPAAWSSVAALGLLSTALAYILYFNLIASAGATNTSLVTLVVPVSAILLGVLFLGEGLDTYELIGMVLIGLGLVTIDGRIFRSRARRATESAERR; this is encoded by the coding sequence ATGAAAGTCCCGCAGCCAGCATCGAAGCCGATGAGCACCGCCGACTGGGCGCAGCTTATCCTGCTCGGCGCCCTGTGGGGTGGCTCCTTCTTCTTCGCGCGCGTTGCCGTCGCCGAGATCGAGCCGCTGACGCTGGTATTCTACCGCGTTCTCATTGCGGCGGCAGCGCTGCATGTCTGGCTCGTTGCACGCGGCGCTTCCTTTCGCCCGGCACTTCCCCGCGCGGGCAGTTTCCTCATGCTGGCGCTGTTGAACAACGTCATCCCCTTCTCGCTTCTCTTTTCCGGCCAGACGGCGATCGGCGCGGGCTTGGCAGCGGTCCTCAACGCGACGACCCCGTTCTGGACGATCGTCGCCGCCAATTTCCTGACCAGCGACGAGAAGATCACGCCGAACAGGTTGGCCGGCATCCTGCTCGGGGTAGTGGGAACGGCCGTGATGGTGGGACCTGGAGCACTTACCGGCCTTGGAGCGCCGGTGTGGGCGCAGCTTTGCGCGCTCGGCGCTTCCGTCTCCTATGCTCTGGCAAGCATCTTCGCGCGGCGCTTCCGCGCCCTGCCCTCCGACGTCGTCGCGACAGGTCAATTGACCGCCTCGGCCGTCATCATGGCGCTGGTCGTCAGCCTCGGCGCGTCCAGCATCGGTGCGGCCAGCCCTGCGGCATGGAGTTCCGTGGCGGCATTGGGCCTCCTGTCGACGGCTCTGGCCTACATCCTCTATTTCAACCTTATCGCCTCGGCGGGGGCGACGAACACCTCGCTCGTCACCCTGGTCGTGCCGGTCAGCGCCATCCTGCTCGGCGTCCTTTTCCTCGGCGAGGGTCTCGACACCTATGAACTCATCGGCATGGTCCTGATCGGGCTTGGCCTCGTGACCATCGACGGCCGGATATTCCGCTCCCGCGCACGCCGGGCAACGGAATCAGCCGAAAGGCGCTGA
- a CDS encoding serine hydrolase domain-containing protein, giving the protein MRALTRIVKWLAGLVALTVVAAAVWLAAFPPDLLRVGAGYAAKIVCSNVFIAGRDPEEVLAVDVQAPGNPLLKFFDVEVDRKAGTVKASFLGAFAANEAVARPGLGCALVPDGDIAAARKFTTTEPPQPKVSADLWPDGERVEPSQDPVIAKLLDDAGLIGPGMRAVVVVKDGRIIGERYGEGFAADTPLIGWSMSKTVNVAILGTVLGAGKLSLDRKNLFPEWAGDERRNISVAELMAMESGLAFNEDYGTVSDVTRMLYLEPDMAKFAASKPLVAAIGTKFSYSTGTSVMLARLWQNAVGDEAASLAYPRKALFEPLGMQSAVLEADESGTLTGASYLYATAHDWARFGQFLLQDGVWNGKRILPEGFVTMMHEPAAAPNGVYGKGEVWLEGPEDKKGDGVARGVPEGTYWLQGHDGQTVAIVPSKRMVVVRMGLTPAWLDYRPQKLVAALAKAVE; this is encoded by the coding sequence GTGCGAGCGCTGACCAGGATCGTGAAGTGGCTCGCCGGGCTAGTCGCGCTCACCGTCGTTGCGGCGGCCGTTTGGCTCGCGGCGTTCCCGCCTGATCTCCTGCGCGTCGGTGCCGGCTATGCAGCGAAGATCGTCTGTTCGAACGTGTTCATTGCCGGCCGCGATCCGGAAGAAGTGCTGGCGGTGGATGTCCAGGCGCCCGGCAATCCGCTGCTCAAATTCTTCGATGTCGAAGTCGATAGGAAGGCCGGGACCGTGAAGGCTTCCTTCCTTGGCGCCTTCGCCGCCAACGAGGCCGTCGCCCGGCCGGGGCTCGGCTGCGCGCTTGTGCCGGACGGCGACATCGCCGCGGCAAGGAAGTTCACGACCACGGAACCACCGCAACCCAAGGTTTCCGCCGATCTCTGGCCGGACGGCGAGCGGGTCGAGCCGTCGCAGGATCCGGTTATCGCGAAGCTGCTCGATGACGCCGGCCTCATCGGGCCCGGCATGCGGGCGGTGGTCGTGGTGAAGGACGGCCGCATCATCGGCGAGCGCTATGGCGAAGGCTTCGCGGCCGATACGCCGCTCATCGGCTGGTCGATGTCGAAGACCGTCAATGTCGCTATCCTTGGAACGGTCCTCGGCGCCGGCAAGCTTTCGCTCGACCGGAAGAACCTTTTCCCGGAATGGGCCGGCGACGAACGCAGGAACATTTCGGTCGCCGAACTGATGGCGATGGAGAGCGGCCTTGCCTTCAACGAGGATTACGGCACCGTCTCCGACGTCACCCGCATGCTCTATCTCGAGCCGGACATGGCGAAATTCGCCGCCTCCAAGCCGCTGGTAGCGGCGATCGGCACGAAATTCAGCTATTCGACCGGCACCAGCGTCATGCTGGCGCGGTTGTGGCAGAACGCCGTCGGCGACGAGGCCGCCTCGCTCGCCTATCCGCGTAAGGCGCTGTTCGAGCCGCTCGGCATGCAAAGCGCAGTCCTCGAGGCCGACGAGAGCGGCACGCTGACCGGCGCGTCCTACCTCTACGCGACGGCGCATGACTGGGCGCGGTTCGGCCAGTTCCTGTTGCAGGACGGCGTGTGGAACGGCAAGCGCATCCTGCCCGAGGGCTTCGTCACCATGATGCACGAGCCGGCCGCGGCCCCGAACGGTGTCTACGGCAAGGGCGAAGTGTGGCTGGAAGGGCCCGAAGACAAGAAGGGCGATGGTGTTGCCAGAGGCGTGCCGGAAGGAACCTACTGGCTCCAAGGTCATGACGGGCAGACGGTCGCCATCGTCCCTTCGAAGCGGATGGTGGTGGTGAGGATGGGGCTGACGCCGGCCTGGCTCGATTACCGGCCGCAGAAGCTTGTCGCAGCGCTGGCGAAGGCGGTGGAGTAG
- the tsaA gene encoding tRNA (N6-threonylcarbamoyladenosine(37)-N6)-methyltransferase TrmO, producing MTERREGEVELTTDPAGLPPDGHVVFIGRIRSPWTSREECPRNMAQARERAAPASVEVAPDYRPGLAGLEGASHVAILTWLNRSARNLIVQKPRHALHPKGVFALRSPARPNPIGLHVTRLTGLDIGAGILTLDAMDVLDGTPVIDIKPYYASTDSVPEATVSKSE from the coding sequence ATGACGGAAAGGCGCGAAGGCGAAGTGGAGTTGACGACCGACCCGGCTGGCCTGCCGCCGGACGGTCATGTCGTCTTCATCGGCCGTATCCGCTCACCCTGGACCTCCCGCGAGGAATGTCCCCGCAACATGGCTCAGGCCCGCGAACGCGCAGCACCTGCCAGCGTCGAGGTCGCACCGGACTACCGGCCGGGCCTTGCCGGCCTCGAAGGCGCGAGCCACGTCGCCATCCTCACCTGGCTCAATCGCTCGGCGCGGAATCTGATTGTGCAGAAACCCCGCCATGCGCTTCATCCGAAAGGCGTTTTCGCCCTGCGCTCCCCTGCCCGACCGAACCCGATCGGCCTGCATGTCACGCGTCTCACCGGGCTCGACATCGGCGCGGGGATTTTGACGCTGGACGCCATGGACGTGCTGGACGGAACGCCGGTCATCGACATCAAGCCGTACTACGCCTCTACCGATTCGGTGCCGGAAGCGACGGTCTCCAAGAGCGAATGA
- the metF gene encoding methylenetetrahydrofolate reductase [NAD(P)H]: MSQFRFSRLPDIGDRIRVSFEFFPPKTDEMEARLWETVTRLQPLSPSFISVTYGAGGSTRERTARTVARILGETSLAPAAHLTCIDATRGEVDEVIREFAVMGVKRFVALRGDPASGVGAIYRPHPGGYSNAAELVAALGRAGDFDISVSAYPEKHPESSDFATDIDMLKRKVDNGATRAITQFFFDNDLYERYVERVRRAGIYIPIVPGILPIHNFKQVTNFASRCGAYMPAWLAERFAGLDDDPQTHALVAAAVAAEQVLDLVERGVGDFHFYTLNRADLAFAICHMIGIRTPLQEQATRVAAA; this comes from the coding sequence ATGTCACAGTTCCGCTTCTCCCGCCTGCCCGATATCGGAGACCGGATTCGCGTCTCCTTCGAGTTCTTTCCACCGAAGACGGACGAGATGGAGGCCCGGCTTTGGGAAACCGTAACCCGGCTCCAGCCCCTTTCACCGAGTTTCATATCGGTGACCTACGGCGCCGGCGGCTCGACGCGCGAGCGCACGGCGCGGACGGTGGCGCGTATCCTTGGCGAGACCAGTCTTGCGCCGGCCGCGCATCTCACCTGCATCGACGCCACGCGCGGCGAGGTGGACGAGGTCATCCGTGAGTTTGCCGTCATGGGCGTGAAGCGCTTCGTGGCGCTGCGCGGCGATCCGGCATCCGGAGTCGGTGCCATCTACAGGCCGCATCCCGGCGGTTATTCCAATGCGGCGGAACTGGTGGCGGCGCTCGGACGCGCCGGGGATTTCGACATTTCGGTGTCGGCCTACCCGGAGAAGCATCCGGAGAGCTCCGATTTCGCGACCGACATCGACATGCTGAAGCGCAAGGTCGACAATGGCGCGACTCGCGCGATCACGCAGTTCTTCTTCGACAACGATCTTTACGAGCGTTATGTCGAACGCGTGCGCCGGGCTGGCATCTACATTCCGATCGTTCCCGGCATCCTGCCGATCCACAATTTCAAGCAGGTGACGAATTTCGCCTCACGCTGCGGCGCGTACATGCCGGCGTGGCTGGCCGAGCGCTTCGCCGGTCTCGACGACGATCCGCAGACGCATGCGCTCGTCGCTGCCGCGGTTGCGGCCGAGCAGGTGCTCGACCTCGTCGAACGGGGCGTGGGCGATTTTCACTTCTATACGCTGAACCGCGCGGACCTCGCCTTTGCCATCTGCCACATGATCGGCATCCGCACGCCATTGCAGGAGCAGGCTACCCGGGTGGCGGCTGCCTGA
- a CDS encoding SPW repeat protein, translated as MSYNSAPASYLWPNWLTLILAVWLFVSPWILGFSGTPDPAWNAWIVGVIVAVVSVVALAQVAQWEDWVNVVLGIWLFISPWILHFSGMQHAAMNAWIVGILFFLIGIWGVVAVRQVEAMHLQH; from the coding sequence ATGTCATACAATTCAGCACCCGCATCATATCTCTGGCCCAACTGGCTGACACTGATCCTTGCCGTCTGGCTGTTCGTCTCGCCCTGGATCCTCGGATTCAGCGGGACACCCGACCCCGCATGGAACGCCTGGATCGTCGGCGTGATCGTGGCGGTGGTTTCGGTCGTCGCGCTGGCGCAGGTGGCGCAGTGGGAAGACTGGGTCAACGTGGTCCTCGGCATCTGGCTGTTCATCTCGCCCTGGATCCTGCACTTCAGCGGCATGCAGCACGCCGCCATGAATGCCTGGATCGTCGGCATCCTGTTCTTCCTGATCGGGATCTGGGGGGTGGTCGCCGTCAGGCAGGTGGAAGCGATGCATCTGCAGCACTAG
- a CDS encoding glycoside hydrolase family 25 protein encodes MRRLAVLSLLLVLAACTSISYDFGEIAGPGPRFRDRDPHQWKSRTPWSYAVHGTDVAKYQNAVDWPKLKSEGLAFAFIKATEGGDRVDERFDENWRGARRAGIPRGAYHFYYFCRPAIEQAAWYINHVPKERSSLPPVLDMEWNPASPTCKLRPDPETVRAEMRVFLDAVTRHYGKKPIIYTTIDFFEDNDLARIRGYPFWLRSVAGHPDDKYRGLPWTFWQYTGTGIVPGIKGDADLNTFNGDTGDWRKWLTANTT; translated from the coding sequence ATGCGCCGTCTCGCGGTCCTGTCCCTGTTGCTGGTGCTCGCCGCCTGTACGTCGATCTCCTATGATTTCGGCGAAATCGCCGGGCCGGGACCGCGCTTCCGCGACCGCGACCCGCATCAGTGGAAATCGCGTACCCCGTGGAGCTACGCCGTCCACGGCACCGACGTCGCGAAATATCAGAACGCGGTCGATTGGCCGAAGTTGAAGAGCGAGGGCCTCGCCTTCGCCTTCATCAAGGCCACGGAGGGCGGCGACCGCGTCGACGAGCGTTTCGACGAGAACTGGCGCGGCGCGCGGCGCGCCGGCATTCCACGCGGCGCCTATCATTTCTACTATTTCTGCCGGCCCGCGATCGAACAGGCCGCCTGGTACATCAACCACGTGCCCAAGGAACGATCCTCCCTGCCGCCCGTTCTCGACATGGAATGGAACCCGGCCTCTCCCACCTGCAAGCTCCGCCCTGATCCCGAGACGGTACGCGCCGAGATGAGGGTCTTTCTCGACGCCGTTACCAGACATTACGGCAAGAAGCCGATCATCTACACGACTATCGATTTCTTCGAGGATAATGATTTGGCGAGGATCCGGGGCTATCCGTTCTGGCTGCGCTCGGTGGCCGGCCATCCGGACGACAAATATCGTGGCCTGCCCTGGACTTTCTGGCAATACACCGGCACCGGCATCGTGCCCGGCATAAAGGGCGATGCCGATCTAAATACGTTCAACGGCGATACGGGCGACTGGCGCAAATGGCTGACCGCGAATACCACATGA
- a CDS encoding ArsR/SmtB family transcription factor produces MLTRTPVGLDAMVDTLKAAAESSRLRILLMLSRGDLTVSDLTDVLGQSQPRVSRHLKLLLDAGLISRYQEGSWAYFRLSDDETARETIQGIVARVDLGDATVERDLERLAEVKRRRQERALGYFSANAASWDRIRSLHVPDDAVEAGLRKIVGKRPFQSMLDLGTGTGRLLEIFSPLYVRGVGVDLSREMLAVARANLDRAGVHNAQVRQGDIYTPPVERESFDLVTIHQVLHFLEDPAAAIREAARLLRPGGRLVIVDFAPHALEFLREEHAHLRLGFADRQVADWLEEAGLELKDTIDFAPRGEGSRLTVKLWLAQDRRLLIAGEGSHARTQENIA; encoded by the coding sequence ATGCTGACGCGCACGCCTGTTGGCCTCGATGCCATGGTTGATACCTTGAAGGCGGCCGCCGAATCCAGCCGTCTGCGTATCCTCTTGATGCTGTCGCGCGGCGACCTCACGGTCAGCGATCTGACGGACGTGCTCGGCCAGTCGCAGCCGCGTGTCTCGCGCCACCTGAAACTGCTCCTCGATGCCGGCCTCATTTCGCGCTATCAGGAGGGGTCGTGGGCTTATTTCCGGCTTTCCGACGACGAAACCGCCCGTGAAACCATCCAGGGCATCGTCGCTCGCGTCGACCTCGGCGATGCGACCGTCGAGCGCGACCTCGAACGCCTCGCCGAGGTGAAGCGTAGGCGGCAGGAGCGCGCGCTCGGCTATTTCAGCGCCAATGCGGCGAGCTGGGACCGTATCCGCTCGCTGCACGTGCCCGACGACGCCGTGGAGGCCGGGCTCAGGAAAATCGTCGGCAAGCGGCCCTTCCAGTCCATGCTTGACCTCGGGACCGGCACCGGACGTCTGCTGGAGATATTTTCGCCGCTTTATGTGCGCGGCGTGGGCGTCGATCTCTCGCGCGAGATGCTTGCGGTGGCACGGGCCAATCTCGACCGCGCCGGCGTGCACAATGCGCAGGTCAGGCAGGGCGACATCTACACGCCGCCGGTGGAGCGCGAATCCTTCGACCTCGTGACGATCCACCAGGTGCTGCATTTCCTGGAGGATCCGGCCGCCGCGATCCGCGAGGCTGCAAGGCTGCTTAGGCCGGGCGGACGGCTGGTGATCGTCGATTTCGCGCCGCACGCGCTCGAATTCCTGCGCGAGGAGCACGCGCATCTGCGCCTCGGCTTCGCCGATCGGCAGGTCGCCGACTGGCTCGAAGAGGCCGGACTTGAATTGAAGGACACGATCGACTTCGCGCCGCGCGGGGAGGGGTCGCGGCTGACCGTCAAATTGTGGCTTGCCCAGGACCGGCGGTTGCTCATCGCCGGCGAGGGGAGCCACGCCCGAACGCAGGAGAATATCGCCTGA
- a CDS encoding beta-ketoacyl-ACP synthase III: MNRVAITGIGVKIPEAEIPNEELVASFNEWVGRENRKREKCGEEPLKESSVAFIEHASGVKSRHVIAADGILDPDRMAPRIPRRSNEELSVMAEFGVASARQAIEDAGVDPAGIDMVICAASHQQRNYPAMSIEIQKELGTSGAAFDMSLGCSSAAAGLHVATNLVRSGAQKRVLVVTPEIISGHLNFRDRQTHFIFGDASASVIVEPLAEGETRPGRLEVLDTGTWTQFSNAIRSNFGFLNRASQEDTSIVEMADNLIVQLGNKVFKEVTVAGHHFIVQFLAEHGLDPHGIRRFWLHQANARMNAMILRMALGHDADQDRAPLVLDRLGNTAAAGAIVAMKENHADLKPGDYGLLCAFGAGYSIGGALMRMM; the protein is encoded by the coding sequence ATGAACCGCGTCGCGATTACCGGCATCGGAGTGAAGATCCCCGAGGCCGAGATACCCAATGAAGAGCTGGTGGCGAGCTTCAACGAGTGGGTCGGGCGGGAAAACAGGAAGCGGGAAAAATGCGGCGAGGAGCCGCTGAAGGAATCGAGCGTCGCCTTCATCGAGCACGCTTCCGGCGTGAAATCGCGGCATGTGATCGCCGCGGACGGCATCCTCGATCCGGACCGCATGGCGCCGCGCATTCCCCGCCGAAGCAATGAGGAGCTTTCGGTGATGGCCGAATTCGGCGTCGCCTCGGCAAGGCAGGCGATCGAGGACGCCGGCGTCGATCCGGCCGGGATCGACATGGTCATCTGTGCCGCTTCCCACCAGCAGCGCAACTACCCGGCGATGTCGATCGAGATACAGAAGGAACTCGGCACGTCAGGCGCGGCTTTCGACATGAGCCTCGGCTGTTCGTCCGCCGCCGCCGGGCTGCATGTCGCGACCAACCTCGTCCGGAGCGGTGCACAGAAGCGGGTGCTGGTGGTGACGCCGGAGATCATCTCCGGCCATCTCAATTTCCGCGACCGGCAGACGCATTTCATCTTCGGCGACGCCTCGGCGTCGGTCATCGTCGAGCCGCTGGCGGAGGGCGAGACGCGGCCCGGACGGCTGGAGGTGCTGGACACGGGGACCTGGACGCAATTCTCCAACGCGATCCGCTCCAATTTCGGCTTCCTCAACCGGGCCTCGCAGGAGGATACCTCGATCGTGGAAATGGCCGACAATTTGATCGTCCAGCTCGGCAACAAGGTGTTCAAGGAAGTCACGGTCGCCGGCCACCACTTCATCGTGCAGTTCCTGGCCGAGCATGGGCTCGACCCGCACGGCATCCGCCGCTTCTGGCTGCACCAGGCGAATGCGCGCATGAACGCCATGATCCTAAGGATGGCGCTCGGCCACGACGCCGACCAGGATCGGGCACCGCTTGTGCTCGATCGGCTCGGCAACACGGCTGCTGCCGGAGCCATCGTGGCGATGAAGGAGAACCATGCCGATCTGAAGCCCGGCGATTACGGGCTGCTCTGCGCCTTCGGCGCCGGCTATTCGATCGGCGGCGCACTGATGCGCATGATGTGA
- a CDS encoding DUF2293 domain-containing protein has product MSGTSRQRVIGKALSALLPMAPYADTEPIREAALSAKFRTLPPTIAVWLATVAHVRHEHTAYDRLLSEGYDREAARFFVVDEINTVLTRWRATRLLEPDDEEE; this is encoded by the coding sequence ATGAGCGGCACGTCGCGCCAGCGCGTTATCGGCAAGGCCCTGTCGGCGCTTCTGCCGATGGCGCCCTATGCCGACACGGAGCCTATCCGGGAGGCCGCGCTTTCCGCCAAATTCAGGACGCTGCCGCCGACCATCGCGGTGTGGCTGGCGACGGTCGCGCACGTCCGCCACGAGCACACCGCCTACGACCGCCTGCTCTCCGAGGGTTACGACCGCGAGGCGGCCCGCTTCTTCGTGGTGGACGAGATCAACACCGTCCTGACGCGCTGGCGCGCAACGCGCCTGCTCGAGCCGGACGACGAGGAGGAATGA